A region of Anopheles merus strain MAF chromosome 2R, AmerM5.1, whole genome shotgun sequence DNA encodes the following proteins:
- the LOC121588090 gene encoding protein polybromo-1 isoform X1, with the protein MSKRRRMSSLQDDENSEEDASPEHSPVPTTTRKKKRLDPMELCQHLYESIRTFKKEDGSTICDTFIRAPKRRQEPSYYEVVVNPIDLLKVQQKLKTDSYEDVEDLAADIELIVNNAKAFYKPDSTEYQDACQLLDLFNTNKKRILEHHIEEGWSESKTRKITRPRKLHNTEEDEYEEWSDFDPYEELFATVMTATDPLDNHDLYHMFQLLPSKKLYPGYYDIIDHPIDLKLIATKIQTSAYSSLNEMEKDLLQMTKNACTFNEPGSQIYKDAKMLKKIFMAKKTEIESGRYRKPPLKRPRQASSAMVAALKEEIDTSDDDFDDSIETEGDGPLWQLFDQLYNTANTNDPNALGAPLGEAFWKLPNKRFHPEYYNQIKKPISMAQIRNKLKKGIYTHITDMTADLYLMLDNAKKANAPNSKIHKDALKMQRILNQKLIDSGDLEESDEDEDEEDTDSSTHASTRKKGRMPKSIGSPSHGASSNTVVSRTNRIAPAVSLKKKLLSLHEFLVGFTYDDHQPMALFMEKPSKKLYPDYYQVIQHPIDMTTIENNIKADRYSTIDDIVGDYRLMFSNCRKYNEEGSMIYEDANILEKALNEKLKEFSGISKKLNIVGKIPKPARKSNSSPLENKLKQMYDTIREYREPKQNRQLSYIFMKLPSKNEYPDYYDIIKDPIDIEKIEKKLRQQIYETVDDMAADFMLMFENACKYNEPDSQIYKDALCLQQLLIQTKQALRSEETVPNVQQAVQELLLSLFTTFYNYQDEEGRCYSDSLAELSEYDECDGNRVRAISLDLIKRRLDKGLYKRLDIFQEDIFSCLERARRLSRTDSQVFEDSIELQSFFIKKRDELCQNVNVLESPALSYNTMHLSAAVESLRQSKLLQEEEADTDSDAVQPSQGESMMIDQKVFSPGDFVYIDLPENKIPGIMYIERLWTTSDNIKMMNGLLLLRPHETFHVQTRKFMEQELFKSDQRIEIPLSKALNKCFVMHIRDYVKLKPENFPSKDVFVCESRYSSKARSFKKLKTWNLVRANDPVKLTARETPIEVKRVMSVFKERVEKHKEELSELQLQEAIPEKEKPNVVIYMNGVEDGNVYYEQYNTVCGGVVKTGDYVYVATESGKQSISQITSIWETKDGKVLFRGPWLLTPPEVPGTVNRLFYRQEVLLSTIQETTSAVAIVGRCAVLDQSEYITRRPTEIAESDVYMCESIFDEFKKQIRKIVAPSGLRKFTHSQMVTTDEIYHFRRPINPPKVTCGEIASAQENKPISANDLTDMKDDFGIIDDSIDGPPSIGSDTIMTASPHPTHSINTSTPSMTTKKTTKPGKKLVTGYILYSSEHRKTICASNPEATFGDVSRIVGNEWRNLSDQEKTIWEQRAIKMNEESAAKHAAEMGESNCPSPANLKTESPIIQDIITNHAYECCWDKCDFQFEDPAEFSEHCIAEGVGCVYKSFVAPTEQEFICIWRNCVRLRRNMPPFPSVTRLVKHVKEVHLTKGVSKLIQPQDRSKNYVHSKRFTSGIQIGNNAGMSGSNTNTNNIGMITLQPMGNVGNHSSHSTSANLMALSSQNPGVNQIQSMHAQQPPSMPNANGINAQQIGSTIATPYFSYISSQPAEPLFVTVPPRPQRVLHSDAYIKYIERLQQKSTYITPWQKTFTARKESIPNTDVNRLPSQWLGKRGQDRPEVVIDALWDLRNFMMKDVIQFDRF; encoded by the exons ATGAGCAAACGGCGTCGAATGAGCTCTTTGCAAGATGACGAAAACAGTGAGGAAGATGCCTCCCCCGAGCATAGTCCGGTTCCTACAACTacgaggaagaagaaaaggctTGATCCG ATGGAATTATGCCAGCATCTGTACGAATCTATTCGTACGTTTAAAAAAGAGGATGGTTCAACAATCTGTGACACTTTCATCAGAGCACCAAAGCGACGCCAAGAGCCATCATACTATGAAGTAGTTGTAAATCCTATTGATTTGCTAAAAGTTCAGCAGAAATTGAAAACAGACTCGTATGAAGATGTTGAAGACTTGGCCGCAGACATCGAATTGATTGTGAACAATGCAAAAGCTTTCTATAAGCCAGATTCAACTGAATATCAAGATGCTTGTCAATTGTTAGACTTGtttaacacaaacaaaaaacgaattttAGAACACCATATTGAAGAAGGGTGGTCAGAATCCAAAACTCGTAAAATTACTCGTCCCCGTAAATTACATAATACTGAAGAGGACGAATACGAAGAATGGTCAGACTTCGATCCATATGAAGAACTTTTTGCTACTGTCATGACTGCAACAGATCCTCTAGACAATCACGATCTATATCATATGTTTCAGCTTCTTCCTTCTAAAAAACTTTATCCTGGATATTATGATATTATAGACCATccaattgatttaaaattgattgccACTAAAATTCAAACCAGCGCATATTCAAGCCTcaatgaaatggaaaaggaTTTGTTGCAAATGACAAAAAATGCATGCACATTTAATGAACCTGGATCGCAAATTTACAAGGACGCAAAAATGCTGAAAAAAATTTTTAtggcaaaaaaaactgaaattgaATCGGGACGGTATAGAAAACCACCACTGAAACGCCCACGTCAGGCATCCAGTGCAATGGTAGCAGCCTTAAAGGAGGAAATTGACACTTCCGATGATGATTTTGATGACTCGATAGAGACAGAGGGCGACGGTCCACTTTGGCAATTATTCGATCAACTGTACAATACTGCGAATACCAATG ATCCCAATGCCTTAGGTGCGCCTTTGGGTGAAGCTTTTTGGAAACTTCCCAACAAACGCTTCCATCCAGAATATTACAACCAGATTAAAAAACCAATATCGATGGCTCAAAtacgaaataaattaaaaaaagggataTATACACACATTACTGACATGACTGCGGATCTTTACTTGATGTTAGATAATGCGAAAAAAGCTAATGCTCCTAACAGCAAGATACACAAG GATGCCTTAAAGATGCAAAGAATCCTGAATCAGAAGCTTATTGACTCTGGTGATCTAGAAGAGAGCGAcgaagatgaagatgaagaagatacCGATTCTTCAACACATGCTTCGACACGTAAAAAGGGTCGTATGCCTAAGAGTATAGGGTCTCCTTCTCACGGGGCTTCTAGTAATACAGTTGTATCTAGAACCAACCGCATAGCACCAGCAGTGTCTCTCAAAAAGAAGTTATTATCATTGCATGAATTCCTTGTTGGTTTTACGTATGACGATCATCAGCCAATGGCTCTGTTTATGGAAAAGCCTTCTAAAAAATTGTATCCCGACTATTATCAAGTCATACAGCATCCAATTGATATGACAacaattgaaaacaatatCAAAGCTGATCGGTACAGCACAATTGATGACATAGTGGGAGATTATCGCCTAATGTTTTCAAATTGCCGAAAATACAACGAAGAAGGATCAATGATTTATGAAGATGCCAATATCTTGGAAAAAGCactcaatgaaaaattgaaggaATTTTCTGGAATAAGCAAAAAACTGAACATTGTAGGAAAAAT TCCTAAACCGGCACGCAAAAGTAACTCATCCCCACTAGAAAATAAACTGAAGCAGATGTACGACACAATAAGGGAATACAGAGAACCGAAGCAAAATCGTCAGCTTTCGTATATATTTATGAAGCTACCATCAAAAAAC gaaTATCCTGATTATTACGACATAATCAAAGATCCAATTGATAtagaaaaaatcgaaaaaaaattacGACAACAAATTTATGAAACCGTTGATGATATGGCAGCAGATTTTATGCTCATGTTTGAAAACGCTTGCAAGTACAATGAACCTGATTCTCAAATTTACAAAGATGCTCTGTGTCTGCAGCAATTGCTCATACAAACGAAACAAGCCTTGCGTAGCGAGGAAACGGTACCTAACGTTCAACAAGCGGTTCAGGAACTTTTACTGTCACTTTTTACCACATTTTATAATTACCAAGATGAAGAAGGTCGATGTTACTCTGATTCGTTAGCTGAGTTGTCAGAGTATGACGAATGCGATGGTAACAG GGTTCGAGCTATTTCATTGGATCTCATTAAACGGCGACTCGATAAAGGATTGTATAAGCGTTTGGATATATTTCAAGAAGACATTTTTAGTTGTCTGGAACGCGCACGCCGGCTTAGTCGCACAGATTCTCAAGTATTTGAAGATTCAATAGAATTACAATcgttttttataaaaaaacgaGATGAATTATgtcaaaatgtaaatgtacTTGAATCTCCAGCCCTGAGCTATAACACGATGCACTTAAGTGCTGCTGTTGAGTCTCTGCGACAATCAAAATTActacaagaagaagaagcggaTACCGATAGTGATGCAGTG CAACCATCTCAGGGCGAAAGTATGATGATCGATCAAAAAGTATTTTCACCTGGGGACTTTGTCTACATCGATTTGCCAGAAAACAAAA ttccTGGCATAATGTACATAGAGCGCTTGTGGACCACTAGCGACAACATCAAAATGATGAATGGTTTGTTACTGCTTCGCCCCCATGAAACTTTTCACGTTCAGACTAGGAAATTCATGGAACAAGAGCTTTTCAAAAGTGATCAACGAATAGAAATTCCACTGTCCAAGGCTTTAAATAAGTGTTTTGTAATGCATATACGAGATTACGTTAAACTCAAACCTGAAAATTTTCCCAGTAAAGATGTATTTGTATGCGAATCACGGTATAGTTCAAAGGCGAGATCGTTTAAAAAACTCAAAACATGGAATCTTGTGCGCGCAAATGACCCTGTGAAATTAACAGCACGAGAAACACCAATTGAAGTGAAACGAGTAATGTCGGTTTTCAAAGAGCGCGTGGAAAAGCATAAAGAAGAGCTTTCTGAATTACAGCTCCAAGAAGCAATTCCTGAAAAGGAGAAGCCAAATGTAGTTATTTACATGAATGGAGTTGAGGATGGTAATGTATATTACGAACAATACAATACCGTTTGTGGTGGCGTAGTGAAGACCGGCGATTATGTGTATGTTGCTACTGAATCTGGCAAGCAATCGATTTCACAGATCACTTCAATTTGGGAAACAAAAGA CGGGAAAGTTTTGTTCCGAGGGCCGTGGCTTCTAACTCCTCCTGAAGTCCCAGGCACTGTAAATCGCCTATTTTATAGGCAAGAAGTTTTACTTTCGACAATTCAAGAAACAACTTCCGCGGTAGCAATTGTTGGGCGTTGTGCAGTTCTAGATCAAAGCGAGTATATAACTA gGAGGCCGACCGAAATAGCTGAATCAGATGTATATATGTGTGAATCAATTTTCGATGAattcaaaaaacaaataagaaagATAGTCGCTCCTTCTGGATTACGTAAATTTACTCACAGTCAGATGGTCACAACAGATGAAATATATCATTTCCGACGTCCTATTAACCCACCCAAG GTCACGTGTGGTGAGATTGCTTCAGCCCAGGAGAATAAACCGATTTCGGCGAATGATTTGACG GACATGAAGGACGACTTTGGTATCATCGATGATTCAATCGATGGCCCTCCGTCAATTGGCTCGGACACAATCATGACGGCATCGCCACATCCAACACATTCTATCAACACCAGTACCCCGTCGAtgaccaccaaaaaaacaactaaaccGGGCAAGAAGCTAGTTACAGGCTACATATTGTACTCTAGTGAACATCGGAAGACTATCTGTGCCAGTAATCCGGAAGCAACGTTCGGTGACGTATCACGAATAGTCGGAAACGAGTGGCGTAATTTGAGCGATCAAGAGAAGACTATATGGGAGCAGCGCGCCATTAAAATGAATGAAGAAAGCGCAGCAAAACACGCAGCTGAAATGGGTGAATCAAATTGTCCCAGCCCAGCGAACCTCAAGACCGAGAGTCCAATCATTCAGGACATCATAACCAATCAt GCGTATGAGTGCTGTTGGGATAAATGTGACTTTCAGTTTGAGGATCCCGCGGAATTCTCTGAGCATTGCATTGCTGAAGGTGTAGGATGTGTTTACAAGTCCTTCGTAGCCCCAACTGAACAAGAATTTATCTGCATCTGGAGAAATTGTGTACGACTTCGACGAAATATGCCTCCTTTTCCATCTGTTACACGACTTGTGAAACATGTCAAAGAAGTACATCTAACGAAAGGAGTTAGCAAATTAATCCAACCGCAGGACCGTAGCAAAAACTACGTACATTCTAAGCGCTTTACATCCGGCATACAGATCGGAAACAATGCTGGAATGAGTGGAAGTAATACAAACACCAATAACATCGGAATGATAACCTTGCAACCAATGGGTAACGTAGGAAATCATTCTTCGCATAGTACTAGCGCAAACCTTATGGCGTTGTCATCGCAAAACCCTGGAGTCAATCAAATTCAATCCATGCACGCACAGCAACCTCCATCGATGCCCAATGCAAATGGAATCAATGCACAACAAATTGGCAGTACGATTGCTACACCATACTTTAGCT ATATTTCGAGTCAACCGGCGGAACCATTATTTGTAACAGTACCACCACGACCACAGCGAGTGCTACATTCTGACGcatatataaaatatatagaGAGGCTTCAACAGAAATCAACATATATAACGCCGTGGCAAAAAACATTCACAGCAAGAAAAGAATCAATTCCTAATACTGATGTCAACAGACTTCCATCACAGTGGCTAGGTAAACGTGGTCAAGATCGCCCCGAAGTTGTAATTGATGCTTTATGGGATTTGCGAAATTTCATGATGAAAGATGTTATACAATTTGATCGTTTTTAA